In one window of Opitutus sp. GAS368 DNA:
- a CDS encoding STAS domain-containing protein translates to MQVPILKQGSYLIASIQSVLSDADMLQLRDDLADRVGQYRARGVIIDVTVLDVIDSFATRTLRAMAHMLQLRGAETVIVGIQPEVAFAMVQLGLTLEGVGTALDLEEGLAFLNEKAKQHAKPAK, encoded by the coding sequence ATGCAAGTCCCGATTCTCAAACAGGGCAGCTACCTGATCGCCAGCATCCAGTCGGTGCTCTCCGACGCCGACATGCTGCAGCTGCGCGACGACCTCGCCGACCGCGTCGGCCAATACCGCGCGCGCGGCGTCATCATCGACGTGACCGTGCTCGACGTGATCGACTCGTTCGCCACGCGCACGTTGCGCGCCATGGCGCACATGCTGCAGCTGCGCGGCGCCGAGACGGTGATCGTGGGCATCCAGCCCGAAGTTGCTTTTGCCATGGTGCAGCTGGGCCTGACCCTCGAGGGGGTTGGCACGGCCCTCGACCTCGAGGAGGGGCTGGCGTTCCTGAATGAGAAGGCCAAGCAACATGCCAAACCCGCCAAATAA
- a CDS encoding anti-sigma regulatory factor: MPNPPNNEARVEVRSTIDIVTARQQGRELALSLGFSGAEVTLVAAAISEIARNILDHAKRGEVLFSQVQHGNHRGLQVIAQDQGPGIPDIGVAMQYGYSTRRGLGVGLPGAKWLMDDFEITSKVGEGTKVVMRKWLKNETNKLNPPG; encoded by the coding sequence ATGCCAAACCCGCCAAATAATGAAGCCCGGGTGGAGGTGCGGTCGACGATCGACATCGTCACCGCCCGCCAGCAGGGGCGCGAGCTGGCGCTGAGCCTGGGCTTCTCGGGCGCGGAGGTCACCCTCGTGGCCGCGGCCATCTCCGAGATAGCGCGCAACATCCTCGATCACGCCAAACGCGGCGAAGTCCTGTTTTCCCAGGTGCAGCATGGCAACCACCGCGGCCTGCAGGTCATCGCCCAGGACCAGGGCCCGGGCATCCCCGACATCGGCGTCGCCATGCAATACGGCTACTCCACCCGCCGCGGCCTCGGGGTCGGCCTGCCGGGCGCGAAGTGGCTCATGGATGACTTTGAGATCACGTCCAAGGTCGGCGAAGGCACGAAGGTGGTCATGCGCAAATGGCTCAAGAATGAAACCAACAAGCTTAACCCACCCGGTTGA
- a CDS encoding response regulator transcription factor, with protein sequence MQKTTVLLADDHTVLRQGLRALLAAEPDMEVVGEADNGRQAVQLVQKFLPDVVVMDIAMPLLNGLEATRQITREVPSTRVIMLSSYSDDEYVEQLTDAGAIGYLLKQTAATDLLKAIREAKQGNAYFSPAISRRMLDHYRQAFMSGQPIRKAGESLTSRECEVLQLIAEGKTNKQIAAELCISIKTVEKHRQQVMNRLNIHDIAGLTRYAIAKGLIESKPALGPA encoded by the coding sequence ATGCAAAAAACCACCGTATTGCTCGCCGATGATCACACCGTCTTGCGTCAGGGCCTGCGCGCCCTGCTGGCCGCCGAACCCGACATGGAGGTCGTCGGCGAGGCGGACAACGGCCGGCAGGCCGTGCAGCTGGTCCAGAAATTCCTGCCCGATGTCGTCGTCATGGACATCGCCATGCCGCTGCTCAACGGCCTGGAGGCCACGCGCCAGATCACCCGCGAGGTGCCCTCCACCCGGGTCATCATGCTCTCCTCCTACAGCGACGACGAATATGTCGAGCAGCTGACCGACGCCGGGGCCATCGGTTACCTGCTCAAGCAGACCGCCGCCACCGACCTGCTCAAGGCCATCCGGGAGGCGAAGCAGGGCAACGCCTACTTCAGCCCGGCCATCTCCCGGCGCATGCTCGACCATTACCGCCAGGCCTTCATGAGCGGCCAGCCGATCCGCAAAGCCGGCGAATCGCTCACTTCGCGCGAGTGCGAGGTCCTGCAGCTCATCGCCGAGGGCAAGACGAACAAGCAGATCGCCGCCGAGCTGTGCATCAGCATCAAGACGGTCGAGAAGCACCGCCAGCAGGTGATGAACCGGCTGAACATCCACGACATCGCCGGCCTCACCCGCTACGCCATCGCGAAGGGGCTCATCGAGTCCAAGCCGGCGCTCGGGCCCGCCTAG
- a CDS encoding STAS domain-containing protein: protein MKGNPDPLANRPKSQRRAEITKHMPAAPADTSTVPQVKLQPTVNYSDPLLRELVSHLRENRTQLREVWARNILDAKLLSAMSKEEIFSEVTSVYDNYVEVLETGSVDALQAYARNLSERIIPRGVETDEVIGIVLLLRDVLARSLFKKYQHDFDLLNRVLDAYEPAANRIANTVAVSFVQENVRIIRQQQEAIRELSTPVLQVRERLLILPMVGVIDSQRARQLTEQLLRGIRNNRAKVVVVDITGVPTIDSTVANHLVQTVEASRLMGAGVIITGLSSEIAQTLVTIGVDLSKMNAVGDLQGGIELAEKMLGYKVKTVDAVAGEIEDDK from the coding sequence ATGAAGGGCAACCCGGACCCCCTCGCCAACCGGCCCAAGTCGCAGCGCCGTGCTGAAATAACCAAGCACATGCCTGCCGCCCCCGCCGACACCAGCACCGTGCCGCAGGTCAAGCTGCAGCCGACCGTCAACTACAGCGACCCCCTGCTGCGCGAACTCGTCTCGCACCTGCGCGAAAACCGCACCCAGCTGCGCGAGGTCTGGGCCCGCAACATTCTCGACGCCAAGCTGCTCTCGGCGATGAGCAAGGAGGAAATCTTCTCCGAGGTCACCTCCGTGTATGACAACTACGTCGAGGTGCTGGAAACCGGCAGTGTCGACGCCCTCCAGGCCTACGCCCGCAACCTGTCCGAGCGCATCATCCCCCGCGGCGTCGAGACGGACGAGGTCATCGGCATCGTGCTGCTGCTGCGCGACGTGCTCGCCCGCTCACTGTTCAAGAAATACCAGCACGACTTCGACCTGCTCAACCGCGTGCTGGACGCCTACGAACCGGCCGCCAACCGCATCGCGAACACCGTGGCCGTCTCCTTCGTGCAGGAGAACGTGCGCATCATCCGCCAGCAACAGGAGGCCATCCGCGAGCTCTCCACCCCCGTGCTCCAGGTGCGCGAGCGGCTGCTCATTCTCCCGATGGTCGGCGTCATCGACTCCCAGCGCGCCCGGCAGCTCACCGAGCAGCTGCTCCGCGGCATCCGCAACAACCGCGCCAAGGTCGTCGTCGTCGACATCACCGGCGTGCCGACGATCGACTCCACCGTGGCCAACCACTTGGTGCAAACGGTGGAAGCCTCCCGTCTCATGGGCGCCGGCGTCATCATCACCGGCCTTTCCTCCGAAATCGCGCAGACCCTCGTGACCATCGGCGTGGACCTGAGCAAGATGAACGCCGTCGGCGATCTGCAGGGCGGCATCGAGCTCGCCGAGAAGATGCTCGGCTACAAGGTCAAGACCGTCGACGCCGTCGCCGGGGAAATCGAAGACGACAAGTAA
- a CDS encoding PAS domain-containing sensor histidine kinase, with the protein MPPSVTKLAPPDNVGAPPVPDEYAHLVELRQRFETIVNLPTDYFTLIDSDHAYLAVNDAYCQAHGRPRERIIGHTVAELWGAEVYRTHLRPQLEKCLAGEEVHYQGRFEFPRTGLRDFEVSLYPYRSDDGRPHAIVLTRDMTEQQRAATELRASQDRYRVLIESANDVIFMLTTDGRIAALNPAFEALTGWPRADWLGQPFAPLLHPEDRPVALERFHAIMQGTAEPRRREYRMRKAGGDYAMGEFTIAPQRKDGVIIGFFGIGRDITERKHAEEQLDRFFNRSLDMHCLAGYDGYLKRVNPAWERTLGFATEELLSRPYLEFVHPDDRAGVMQELIRLQQGQDITAFEMRCPCKDGSIKWTLWNATTLPSQHLIVATGRDITERKRTEEAVLHSEEHYRELFHQAYQMQENLRRLSDRILEVQEQERTRISRDLHDEVGQALTAINVNLAVMQKSLAEAPPEVTQRIADTRQLLEQTMETVHRFSRELRPAMLDDLGLLPALRSYLKSFTERTGIAVRLAAEGAEGVARLDAERKTLVYRVVQEGLNNTAKHAQARQVTVTLTELPQRVQLEVRDDGRGFAPDAATNRLGLLGIAERVRLVNGEFAVESTPGQGTALRIIIPFAPVQSR; encoded by the coding sequence ATGCCGCCTAGTGTCACCAAGCTCGCGCCCCCGGATAACGTCGGAGCCCCGCCCGTCCCCGACGAGTATGCCCACCTGGTCGAACTGCGGCAACGCTTCGAGACGATCGTGAACCTCCCGACCGACTATTTCACGCTGATTGATTCCGACCATGCCTACCTGGCGGTCAACGACGCCTACTGCCAGGCCCACGGTCGGCCCCGCGAGCGGATCATCGGACACACGGTGGCCGAACTCTGGGGCGCGGAAGTCTACCGGACCCATCTCCGGCCCCAGCTGGAAAAATGCCTCGCGGGCGAGGAGGTCCACTACCAGGGGCGCTTCGAGTTTCCGCGCACCGGGCTGCGCGACTTCGAGGTCAGCCTCTACCCCTACCGCAGCGACGATGGCCGGCCCCACGCCATCGTCCTCACGCGGGACATGACCGAGCAGCAGCGGGCCGCCACCGAGCTGCGGGCATCGCAGGACCGGTATCGCGTCCTCATCGAGTCGGCCAACGATGTCATCTTCATGCTGACGACCGACGGCCGCATCGCAGCGCTCAATCCGGCGTTCGAGGCGCTCACCGGCTGGCCCCGCGCCGACTGGCTCGGCCAGCCCTTTGCCCCGCTGTTGCACCCGGAGGACCGGCCGGTGGCCTTGGAGCGATTTCATGCGATCATGCAAGGAACCGCCGAACCCCGGCGGCGCGAGTATCGCATGCGCAAGGCCGGGGGCGACTACGCTATGGGGGAATTCACCATCGCCCCGCAGCGCAAGGATGGCGTCATCATCGGATTCTTCGGCATCGGCCGCGATATCACCGAGCGCAAGCACGCCGAGGAGCAGCTCGACCGGTTCTTCAACCGCTCGCTCGACATGCACTGCCTCGCCGGCTACGACGGCTACCTCAAGCGCGTGAACCCGGCCTGGGAGCGGACTCTCGGCTTCGCCACCGAGGAATTGCTCAGCCGCCCCTACCTGGAATTCGTGCACCCCGACGACCGCGCCGGGGTCATGCAGGAGCTGATCCGCCTGCAGCAGGGGCAGGATATCACCGCCTTCGAGATGCGCTGCCCCTGCAAGGACGGCTCCATCAAGTGGACCCTGTGGAACGCCACCACCCTGCCCAGCCAGCATCTCATCGTCGCCACCGGGCGCGACATCACGGAGCGCAAGCGCACCGAGGAGGCGGTCCTGCACAGCGAGGAGCATTACCGGGAGCTCTTCCACCAGGCCTACCAGATGCAGGAGAACCTCCGGCGGCTCTCCGACCGCATCCTCGAAGTCCAGGAGCAGGAGCGCACACGCATCAGCCGCGACCTGCACGATGAGGTCGGGCAAGCGCTCACCGCCATCAACGTCAACCTGGCGGTCATGCAAAAGTCGCTGGCCGAGGCCCCGCCGGAAGTCACCCAGCGCATCGCCGACACGCGACAGCTCCTCGAGCAGACCATGGAGACCGTGCACCGGTTTTCCCGCGAGCTGCGCCCGGCCATGCTCGATGACCTTGGCCTGCTGCCTGCCCTGCGATCCTACCTTAAGAGCTTCACCGAGCGCACCGGCATCGCCGTCCGCCTTGCCGCGGAAGGGGCCGAAGGCGTCGCGCGGCTGGATGCGGAGCGCAAGACCTTGGTCTACCGCGTGGTGCAGGAGGGCCTGAACAACACCGCCAAGCACGCCCAGGCCCGGCAGGTGACGGTGACCCTCACCGAGCTGCCGCAACGGGTGCAGCTGGAGGTCCGGGACGACGGCCGGGGGTTCGCCCCCGACGCCGCCACCAACCGGCTGGGCCTGCTCGGGATCGCCGAGCGCGTGCGGCTCGTCAATGGCGAGTTTGCCGTGGAATCCACCCCCGGCCAGGGCACCGCCCTCCGGATCATAATCCCCTTCGCGCCGGTCCAATCCCGGTGA
- a CDS encoding SpoIIE family protein phosphatase has protein sequence MAQKATPGQTVSGDRHLVQPHGRGVLLAVVDGIGHGPEAGRAAAIAVDALLQQPGDSVHALTKRCHAALALTRGVVMTLVALDLDDRTITWCGVGNVEARLFRVEAGFTTPESALLRGGTVGSQLPVLYANVIPVNPGDVLIMVSDGIRPDYEHDVPVKGPPQRIADHILQKYYKGTDDALVLVARINETNHAA, from the coding sequence GTGGCGCAGAAAGCCACGCCCGGGCAGACCGTCTCCGGCGACCGGCACCTGGTGCAGCCGCACGGGCGCGGCGTGCTGCTGGCCGTGGTCGACGGGATCGGCCACGGGCCCGAGGCCGGGCGGGCGGCGGCCATTGCGGTGGATGCCCTCCTTCAGCAACCGGGCGACTCCGTCCACGCCCTCACCAAGCGCTGCCACGCCGCCCTCGCCCTGACGCGCGGGGTGGTGATGACCCTGGTCGCCCTCGACCTCGACGATCGCACCATCACGTGGTGCGGCGTCGGCAACGTGGAGGCCCGGCTTTTCCGGGTGGAGGCCGGCTTCACCACGCCCGAGAGCGCCCTGCTGCGCGGCGGCACGGTGGGCTCCCAGCTGCCCGTGCTTTACGCCAACGTCATTCCGGTCAACCCGGGCGACGTGCTGATCATGGTCAGCGACGGCATCCGCCCGGACTACGAGCACGACGTGCCGGTCAAGGGCCCGCCGCAGCGGATCGCCGACCATATCCTGCAAAAATACTACAAGGGCACCGACGACGCCCTCGTCCTGGTCGCCCGGATCAATGAAACGAACCATGCCGCCTAG
- a CDS encoding glycoside hydrolase family 9 protein, with amino-acid sequence MGPPTGLRLGAQSVSPGQLLLAPPGAGDHALRILTPNVLELELDQVKAPDPATLALWNFAGPGSQMVALGLPQLAVTVNGSPVAVQALGFKRRVAYAPLVRRDLRVASYLYVQIAGGIADNQSVAVSNPDGQLWSPTITFTAPADPLRFNPAIHVNEEGYLPSFPKRVMVGYYLGSLGEMPVPTGGGFSVVDANSGQGVFSGTLRQRSDVGYLYSPVPYQVVYEADFSAFTTPGTYRLVVPGMGASLPFRLDDGIAMNFARAYALGLYHQRCGTDNSLPFTRFTHAACHTAPASVPSPAANFPFTWTTVASYANTINTNNPAQVAPRLTGESAQLYPFVNQGAIDVSGGHHDAGDYSKYTTNSAALIHILVFAVDSLPGVAALDNLGLPESGDGVPDLLQEAKWEADFLAKMQDADGGFYFLVYPKNREYESDVLPDQGDSQVVWPKNTAATAAAVAALAQAASSPRLKQAYPAAAANYLAKAKLGWQFLASAIAKYGKAGAYQKITHYGDLFTHDDELAWAATEMFLATGDETYHQTLKSWFDPADPATWRWGWQHMSESYGNAIRSYAFAVRSGRLTADRLDATFLQKCQQQIESAGRDALKWSGQSAYGTSFPEETKHVLGGGWYFSLDQAFDLIVADQLDYPSGSDPRPQFIDAFLANLNYEGGTNPVNISYVTGLGLKRQREIVHQYAQNDRRVLPPSGLPLGNIQTGLPYLSLYGSELGALSFPTDGGSVAPYPYYDRWSDTYNVSTEFVVVNQARALAGLAFLAAQTSLSSQAWRSATAQISGLPASTPVGSSVTAQFQAPAGFDPSAAKVVWEAQDQQPASGNSFTFTPVSNGSQWVEAEASWPDGRRVFVAQNFNAANGLPNITVTAPVTLATVADSGQGTFVFRRTGDVSAALTVNFDLLGTATKWNDYRRPQGDMPVNVTFPAGADTVSLVIVPVAASLAGQTKVVTLALKSTSAYNANTPASASITLVGEGSSAPPPTTSPPPPTTNPPPTTNPPPTTNPPPPTTPPPPTDNPPPTTSPPPPQTTPPPTTTPPPTMNPPPVSNPTPAAPAGGGGAIENWFVAALLGLWLLRLRCRGRA; translated from the coding sequence ATGGGCCCGCCTACGGGCCTCCGGCTGGGGGCACAATCCGTCTCACCCGGCCAGTTGCTGCTGGCGCCGCCCGGTGCGGGGGATCATGCGCTGCGCATCCTGACCCCCAATGTGCTCGAACTGGAACTGGACCAGGTCAAGGCCCCCGATCCCGCGACGCTGGCGCTGTGGAATTTCGCCGGCCCCGGGTCGCAGATGGTGGCGTTGGGCCTGCCCCAACTCGCCGTGACCGTGAATGGCAGCCCGGTCGCCGTGCAGGCGCTGGGCTTCAAGCGCCGGGTGGCCTATGCGCCGCTGGTCCGGCGGGACCTGCGGGTGGCCAGCTACCTGTATGTGCAGATCGCGGGCGGCATCGCGGACAACCAGAGCGTGGCGGTGAGCAATCCGGACGGCCAGCTCTGGTCGCCGACGATCACCTTCACGGCCCCGGCGGATCCGCTCCGGTTCAATCCGGCCATCCATGTGAACGAGGAAGGCTATCTGCCCTCGTTCCCGAAGCGGGTGATGGTCGGCTATTACCTCGGCAGCCTCGGCGAAATGCCGGTCCCGACGGGCGGCGGGTTCTCCGTGGTGGACGCGAACAGCGGGCAGGGCGTCTTCTCCGGCACGCTCCGGCAGCGTTCCGACGTGGGCTATCTTTACAGCCCGGTGCCCTACCAGGTGGTCTATGAGGCGGATTTCAGCGCGTTCACCACGCCCGGCACCTACCGGCTGGTCGTGCCCGGCATGGGGGCTTCGCTGCCGTTCCGCCTCGACGACGGCATTGCCATGAATTTCGCGCGGGCGTATGCCCTCGGCCTCTACCACCAGCGCTGCGGGACGGACAATTCGCTGCCGTTCACGCGCTTCACGCACGCCGCGTGCCACACGGCGCCCGCCAGCGTGCCTTCGCCCGCGGCGAATTTCCCCTTCACCTGGACTACGGTCGCCTCCTACGCCAACACGATCAACACGAACAACCCGGCCCAGGTCGCGCCGCGCCTCACCGGCGAATCCGCGCAGCTGTATCCGTTCGTCAACCAGGGGGCGATCGACGTCTCCGGGGGCCACCATGACGCCGGCGACTACAGCAAATACACGACCAACAGCGCCGCGCTGATCCATATCCTGGTCTTCGCGGTGGATTCGCTCCCGGGCGTCGCCGCCCTCGACAACCTCGGCCTGCCCGAGAGCGGCGACGGCGTGCCCGATCTCCTGCAGGAAGCCAAATGGGAGGCGGATTTCCTGGCCAAGATGCAGGATGCCGACGGCGGCTTCTACTTCCTCGTCTACCCGAAGAACCGCGAATACGAGAGCGACGTGCTGCCCGACCAGGGCGACTCGCAGGTGGTCTGGCCGAAGAACACCGCGGCCACCGCCGCCGCCGTGGCCGCGCTGGCGCAGGCCGCCTCCTCGCCCCGGCTCAAACAGGCCTACCCGGCCGCCGCCGCGAACTACCTCGCGAAGGCGAAGCTCGGCTGGCAGTTCCTCGCCAGCGCCATTGCCAAATACGGCAAGGCCGGCGCCTACCAGAAGATCACGCACTACGGCGACCTCTTCACCCACGACGACGAACTGGCCTGGGCCGCGACGGAGATGTTCCTCGCCACCGGCGACGAAACCTATCACCAGACGCTGAAGTCGTGGTTCGATCCCGCCGACCCCGCCACCTGGCGCTGGGGCTGGCAGCACATGAGCGAAAGCTATGGCAACGCGATCCGCAGCTACGCCTTCGCCGTGCGCAGCGGCCGGCTGACCGCCGACCGGCTGGACGCCACGTTCCTGCAGAAATGCCAGCAGCAGATCGAGAGCGCCGGTCGCGACGCGCTCAAATGGTCGGGCCAGAGCGCCTACGGCACCAGCTTCCCCGAGGAGACCAAGCATGTGCTGGGCGGCGGCTGGTATTTCTCGCTCGACCAGGCCTTCGATCTCATCGTGGCGGACCAGCTCGATTATCCCTCCGGCAGCGATCCGCGGCCCCAGTTCATCGACGCGTTCCTGGCCAACCTGAACTACGAGGGCGGCACCAATCCCGTTAACATCTCCTATGTCACCGGCCTCGGGCTCAAGCGGCAGCGCGAGATCGTGCACCAATATGCACAGAACGACCGGCGCGTGCTGCCGCCCTCCGGCCTGCCGCTGGGCAACATCCAGACCGGCCTGCCGTATCTGAGTCTTTACGGGTCGGAACTGGGCGCGCTTTCCTTTCCGACCGACGGCGGGTCCGTGGCGCCGTATCCCTATTACGACCGCTGGTCGGACACCTACAATGTCTCGACGGAATTCGTCGTCGTGAACCAGGCCCGGGCGCTCGCCGGCCTGGCCTTCCTGGCGGCGCAGACCTCGCTGAGCAGCCAGGCCTGGCGTTCCGCCACGGCCCAGATCTCCGGGCTGCCGGCCAGCACGCCGGTCGGCTCGTCGGTCACCGCCCAATTCCAAGCCCCGGCCGGTTTCGATCCGTCCGCGGCCAAGGTGGTCTGGGAGGCGCAGGACCAGCAGCCGGCCTCGGGCAATTCCTTCACCTTCACGCCGGTCTCCAATGGCAGCCAGTGGGTGGAGGCCGAGGCCTCCTGGCCGGATGGCCGGCGCGTCTTCGTCGCGCAAAATTTCAACGCGGCCAACGGCCTGCCCAACATCACCGTCACCGCCCCGGTGACGCTGGCCACCGTGGCCGATTCCGGCCAGGGAACCTTTGTGTTTCGCCGCACGGGCGATGTTTCCGCCGCGCTGACCGTGAACTTTGACCTGCTCGGCACCGCGACCAAGTGGAACGACTACCGCCGGCCCCAGGGCGATATGCCCGTCAACGTGACCTTCCCCGCGGGCGCCGACACGGTCTCCCTGGTGATCGTGCCCGTGGCGGCGAGCCTGGCCGGCCAGACCAAGGTCGTGACACTCGCACTGAAGTCGACCTCCGCTTACAACGCCAATACACCCGCTTCGGCCAGCATCACGCTCGTGGGCGAGGGCAGTTCGGCTCCACCGCCGACAACCAGCCCGCCGCCGCCGACAACGAATCCGCCGCCGACAACGAATCCGCCCCCGACGACCAATCCTCCTCCTCCGACCACTCCACCACCGCCCACGGATAATCCGCCGCCGACAACCAGCCCGCCGCCGCCGCAGACCACACCACCGCCGACGACCACACCGCCGCCGACGATGAATCCGCCGCCCGTGTCCAATCCTACTCCGGCCGCTCCGGCCGGCGGCGGGGGTGCCATCGAGAACTGGTTTGTCGCCGCCTTGCTCGGCCTGTGGCTGTTGCGCCTGCGATGCCGCGGGCGGGCGTGA